Proteins encoded by one window of Vampirovibrionales bacterium:
- a CDS encoding tyrosine-type recombinase/integrase, whose product MAGWRKAAKAGLLGRRAYAENTLNSYESYIKKYLAKYKLLTFSRVKSELAECPADLPERRRGLYRSFVSFAKYLVMEEALDKEFLEKALDKNFAPKPNPNPKQHVVSEEDLPKLIAATKTLQERAMIMLMANTGIRASECCKLKLEDVDLEKQEIWVGEAKYDEARSLGFNDDTALAIRSYLDKERPKVKYDFVFLDKYENPMRRDGLYQRIARIAKKAGVYAYPHALRSRFVTYNLTMGRNPQDVQEACGHKSILTTMLYNRRRTQDRVDSMKNW is encoded by the coding sequence GTGGCAGGCTGGCGTAAGGCAGCCAAGGCTGGTCTGTTGGGACGGCGGGCCTACGCTGAGAATACTCTGAACTCGTATGAGTCCTATATCAAGAAGTACCTGGCCAAGTACAAGCTTCTGACCTTTAGCCGGGTCAAGAGCGAACTGGCCGAATGCCCGGCGGATCTCCCGGAACGGCGGCGGGGCTTGTACCGTTCCTTCGTGTCCTTTGCCAAGTATCTGGTAATGGAAGAGGCTTTGGACAAGGAATTCCTCGAAAAGGCTTTGGACAAGAACTTTGCCCCAAAGCCCAATCCGAACCCCAAGCAGCATGTGGTATCTGAAGAGGACTTGCCCAAACTGATCGCCGCTACCAAGACCCTCCAGGAACGGGCCATGATTATGCTGATGGCCAACACCGGCATCCGAGCCAGTGAGTGTTGCAAACTGAAACTGGAAGACGTGGATCTGGAGAAGCAGGAGATTTGGGTCGGCGAAGCCAAGTATGATGAAGCTCGGAGCCTGGGCTTTAACGATGACACGGCGCTTGCCATTCGGAGCTACCTGGATAAGGAACGTCCCAAGGTGAAGTATGATTTCGTATTTTTAGACAAATATGAAAATCCGATGCGACGGGATGGCTTGTATCAGCGGATAGCCCGGATAGCCAAAAAAGCCGGAGTCTATGCCTATCCTCACGCCCTGAGAAGCCGCTTTGTGACCTACAACCTCACGATGGGACGGAATCCCCAGGATGTTCAGGAGGCTTGCGGACATAAGAGCATTTTGACCACGATGCTCTATAACCGCCGCCGGACTCAAGACCGCGTGGATTCTATGAAAAATTGGTAA
- a CDS encoding helix-turn-helix domain-containing protein: MTYDKKDPKNSKSEYKVSSFSGAFLTVSEVSQVLGKTRKTVLEWCKSGKLMATPRVYNGIITYQIHQQAVEVYLQGQAALEEMRLRKKTDRDSRPYSLRGRLA, from the coding sequence ATGACGTATGACAAAAAAGACCCGAAAAACTCCAAAAGTGAGTACAAAGTGAGTAGTTTTTCGGGGGCATTTTTGACCGTTTCCGAGGTTTCTCAAGTCCTGGGTAAAACCAGGAAAACCGTTTTAGAGTGGTGCAAGAGCGGAAAGCTGATGGCCACACCCAGGGTGTATAACGGGATCATCACCTATCAGATCCATCAGCAAGCCGTCGAGGTCTACCTTCAAGGGCAAGCCGCCCTGGAAGAGATGAGGCTGCGAAAAAAAACAGATAGGGATTCAAGACCATACTCCCTACGTGGCAGGCTGGCGTAA